One stretch of Pedobacter riviphilus DNA includes these proteins:
- the pbpC gene encoding penicillin-binding protein 1C — MNKIPKAFLISDFTCFALLLAFLFSLPSKLFKTPTSYVIEASNGNLLSAAIASDGQWRFPVADSVPIKFKDCIIAFEDKRFYSHLGIDILAMSRAMRQNWKAKSVVSGGSTLTMQVIRLSRKQDRTIWQKLLEAILALRLEIKYSKEEIIGLYAANAPFGSNVVGLEAASWRYYGRDAKTLSWGEMATLAVLPNSPSLVHPGKNSTRLIKKRNDLLDKLAKLKYIDQATANLAKLEPVPGKPMPLPQNASHLLNRFKVERASLKISSTKITSTLDENIQLKVNATLKRYNNRYRANDINNISALVLDTRTGHVVSYVGNIYQPENTELQSHVDMIKAPRSPGSTLKPLLYASMLNDGFILPHTLVPDIPTQIAGYSPQNYDLGYDGAIAADKALSRSLNIPAVKMLQQYKYERFYDKLKKLGIGTLNQPADHYGLSLILGGSEVTMWDLANTYMGMVRTLNHYNTYKGLYNPEDYKQASYFNNKTKEEKDYQRNSFLDHGAIWATFNAMEEVMRPGDEGLWEQFSSSQRIAWKTGTSFGFRDAWAIGLNPNYVVCVWVGNADGEGRPGLVGIEAAAPVLFDIFRLLPNGKWFETPTTKLKKLNICKKSGYKAGEYCNEVAQELVPVSGEKTAVCPFHKLVHLDRTGTFRVTDQCESITHMQHKSWFILPPAMEYYYKIKNSDYKSLPPFKASCDLSGGNSAMEVIYPKNNAIVYIPLELDGTRGKIVINAAHRNPSAKIYWHIDNEYVSTTTNFHQLAISPPPGKHTLTLVDENGERLVQTFTVLDKEKK, encoded by the coding sequence ATGAATAAAATCCCAAAAGCTTTCCTTATTTCCGATTTCACCTGCTTTGCACTGCTTTTGGCTTTCCTTTTTTCATTACCATCAAAACTTTTCAAAACGCCCACCTCCTATGTTATCGAGGCCAGCAATGGTAATTTATTAAGTGCCGCAATTGCCAGCGATGGACAGTGGCGTTTCCCAGTAGCTGATAGCGTTCCGATAAAATTTAAGGATTGTATTATTGCTTTTGAAGATAAACGCTTTTATAGCCACCTTGGCATAGATATATTGGCCATGAGCAGAGCCATGCGGCAAAACTGGAAGGCAAAAAGTGTAGTAAGTGGCGGCAGTACATTAACCATGCAGGTTATCCGTTTATCACGAAAACAAGACCGAACGATTTGGCAAAAATTATTGGAAGCGATTTTAGCCTTACGCTTAGAAATAAAATATTCAAAAGAAGAAATTATTGGCCTATACGCTGCCAACGCTCCTTTTGGGAGTAACGTGGTGGGCTTGGAGGCAGCAAGTTGGCGATATTATGGTCGGGATGCTAAAACACTTTCATGGGGCGAGATGGCCACTTTGGCCGTTCTTCCTAACAGTCCGTCGTTGGTTCATCCTGGTAAAAACTCGACGAGATTAATTAAAAAAAGAAATGATTTATTAGATAAGCTGGCTAAACTAAAATATATCGATCAGGCTACTGCAAATTTAGCTAAGTTAGAACCCGTTCCAGGCAAGCCTATGCCCTTACCTCAAAATGCGTCACATCTATTGAACCGTTTTAAAGTAGAACGTGCGAGTCTTAAAATCTCATCTACAAAAATTACGTCTACATTGGATGAAAATATACAACTAAAAGTTAATGCCACATTAAAACGGTACAATAACCGCTATCGGGCAAACGACATCAACAATATTTCTGCCTTGGTGCTCGATACCAGAACAGGTCATGTAGTAAGTTATGTAGGAAATATCTATCAGCCAGAAAACACCGAACTGCAAAGCCATGTGGATATGATTAAAGCACCACGAAGTCCTGGCAGTACCCTAAAGCCTTTGCTTTATGCCAGTATGCTAAATGATGGCTTTATATTGCCGCACACCCTGGTTCCAGATATTCCGACTCAAATAGCGGGCTATTCGCCACAAAATTATGATCTGGGTTATGACGGTGCCATTGCTGCTGATAAAGCGCTGAGCCGCTCCTTAAATATCCCTGCAGTAAAAATGTTGCAGCAATATAAATACGAACGTTTTTACGATAAATTAAAAAAACTTGGGATAGGAACACTGAATCAGCCAGCAGATCATTATGGTTTATCGCTAATTTTGGGTGGTAGTGAAGTTACGATGTGGGATCTGGCCAACACCTACATGGGCATGGTACGTACACTAAACCATTATAACACCTATAAAGGCCTTTATAATCCTGAAGATTATAAACAGGCAAGCTACTTTAATAATAAAACCAAAGAAGAAAAAGACTATCAGCGTAATTCATTTTTAGATCATGGTGCAATATGGGCAACCTTTAATGCCATGGAAGAAGTGATGCGCCCGGGTGATGAAGGTTTGTGGGAACAATTTTCCTCATCGCAAAGGATAGCATGGAAAACAGGTACAAGTTTTGGTTTCCGCGATGCCTGGGCTATAGGTCTAAACCCAAATTATGTAGTATGCGTTTGGGTGGGAAATGCCGATGGCGAAGGCAGACCAGGTCTTGTTGGAATAGAAGCAGCTGCACCAGTACTCTTTGATATTTTCAGGTTATTACCCAATGGAAAATGGTTCGAAACGCCCACAACTAAACTCAAAAAGCTTAATATATGTAAAAAAAGTGGTTACAAAGCAGGAGAATACTGTAATGAAGTAGCACAAGAACTTGTACCAGTTTCAGGAGAAAAGACTGCTGTTTGTCCTTTTCACAAATTGGTTCATTTAGATAGAACAGGCACTTTTAGGGTTACCGACCAATGCGAAAGTATAACACATATGCAACACAAAAGTTGGTTTATTTTACCACCAGCAATGGAATATTATTACAAAATAAAAAATAGTGATTATAAATCCCTCCCTCCTTTTAAGGCTAGCTGTGATCTCTCTGGTGGAAATAGTGCAATGGAGGTAATTTATCCGAAAAACAATGCAATAGTTTACATTCCCTTAGAGCTAGATGGAACAAGGGGTAAAATTGTGATTAATGCAGCACATAGAAATCCAAGTGCTAAAATATATTGGCATATTGATAATGAATATGTAAGCACTACCACTAACTTCCATCAATTGGCTATTAGTCCGCCCCCTGGTAAACATACTTTAACCCTCGTTGATGAAAACGGAGAAAGGCTGGTGCAAACTTTTACAGTTTTGGATAAAGAAAAGAAGTAA
- a CDS encoding alpha-2-macroglobulin family protein encodes MLSQNGLVSQNNTALDYMKLTGEVATADVEETSKIEKAVSLDFDQKLKIKWQHDPAKNTSKFTIDSIKKTGNDQTLKIDWDGDAIDAEQKGTVEVRVPAINKFEILDMKAIQGEEDYALVQFSEPIGVGQDLTGMITLGNLSDLRYTIDASQVKVYAAEELKGNYALNVNAGVENINAQKLANGKMANLVFEDKLPSVTIAGAGTILPNSGKLVLPFEAINLKAVDVTVIKIYENNIPQFFQTNSYKDGNELRRVAKPILQKTVRLDEDKALNLHKKNRFTLDLDKMIRTEPGAMYRVTIAFRQEYNAYNCKTGEEKANGSDDDAEYGDYEGYGEKIDEDDDFWQRYNNYYPPNYRWNDKDNPCTPSFYTNQRWASRNLIASNIGLVAKRGNDNSMLIVATDLLTAKPLSGVNLELMDYQKQIIFTTKTDGDGFASFDLKRQPFLLIAKNGSERGYLKLDDGSSLPLSRFDVGGDVVQSGLKGFIYGERGVWRPGDSLFVSFVLEDKLKKLPANYPVTMEFYNPKGQLYKRLINGKPLNGFYTFKTATESTAPTGNWMAKVKAGGATFTKTLKIETVMPNRLKIDFNVGNRTYLSAGTSAATLSAKWLFGAVAQNLKAKVDVNLNTTETKFKGFEGFSFDNPTVNFQSQVKTIFEGTLNQNGTAQINTNLNENNTAPGVLRANFTTKVFEPGGNFSIDNFSIPYHVYNSYLGIRPEKGDRLSGMLVTGKEHKVEIVNVNTDGKLLSGTKTVQVELYKTQWRWWWEQDDQYTYANFTQNQYNKLVESHQVNLFNGKGSWNLRVDEPEWGRYLILVRDVNGGHVTGKSVYIDWPGWAQREQGSNPTEASMLSFTANKEKFTVGEDITLTIPTGKNGRALISIENGSRVLKTFWVDTKAGQTQFKFKAEKEMAPNVFANITLLQPHAQTVNDLPIRMYGAIPLSVEDLQTILKPTIKMLDKIKPETENTITVGEQNGKAMTYTIALVDEGLLDLTRFKTPDPHGAFYAREGLGVKTWDLFDYVLGAWGGNLERILSIGGDGSINKNLNPAKANRFKAVVKFMGPFTIGKDESKTHKFKLPQYIGAVRAMVVAGQDAAYGFTEKSVQVKKPLMVLATLPRVIGPGESFTLPVTVFATENNLKNVSVQLQASNLIVQGTNKQQLYYKQTGEQMTYFEVKAPNTVGIAKVKVIAQSGAEKTVYDVEMDIRNPNPYVTNVVSATVQPHTKWAVNYLPIGMTGTNSGSLEVSSIPAISLGKRLSYLIQYPHGCIEQTTSGIFPQLFLDRLSPLNEQQKATTEKNIKAGINRIKGFQTTDGGLSYWPGEGTSDEWGSNYAGHFLVEAQNAGYTLPVGLLDELLRYQKSKAANWAPNSNNFYGGDLSQAYRLYMLALAKKPEMAAMNRLKAFEYLSIAAKWRLAAAYKLAGQNDVAQNMIRGLDTSIQAYKQLGGTYGSDVRDEAMILETLTLLGQKAKAASLLLPLAAKLGENTWYSTQTTAYSLLAIAKFCGSNQSANKLQYQYILDGKSAPVSSNQHINSTPVTFKGNTASITNNGNNVLFVRLVLEGQPVAGQNNFLPNRPEVLDMSVTYKRLNGKVLDPTTLKQGTDFYAEVTVKNPGRMGYYEQMALTQIFPSGWEIINTRVNDNQSILASSPFTYQDIRDDRVFTYFNVREGESLVYKVLLNASYLGKYYLSAVQCEAMYNNDISATEAGKWVQVVK; translated from the coding sequence ATGCTTTCTCAAAACGGATTGGTCTCGCAGAATAATACTGCGCTAGACTACATGAAATTAACCGGCGAAGTGGCCACTGCCGATGTGGAAGAAACCAGCAAAATAGAGAAAGCAGTTTCATTGGATTTTGACCAAAAATTAAAAATCAAATGGCAGCATGATCCAGCAAAAAACACCTCGAAATTTACTATCGACAGTATTAAAAAAACCGGAAACGATCAAACTTTAAAAATAGATTGGGACGGCGATGCTATTGATGCTGAACAAAAAGGAACTGTAGAAGTGCGTGTTCCGGCAATAAATAAATTCGAAATCCTGGACATGAAGGCTATTCAGGGCGAAGAAGATTACGCATTGGTACAGTTTTCTGAACCGATTGGCGTTGGCCAGGATTTAACGGGCATGATAACACTCGGCAATCTGAGCGATCTAAGATACACCATTGATGCCAGTCAGGTTAAAGTTTATGCAGCAGAAGAACTTAAGGGCAATTATGCGCTAAATGTAAATGCGGGCGTTGAGAATATCAATGCCCAAAAACTGGCTAATGGCAAAATGGCCAACCTTGTTTTCGAAGATAAATTACCATCGGTTACCATAGCTGGTGCAGGTACGATTTTACCCAACTCCGGAAAGCTGGTTTTACCTTTCGAAGCGATTAATTTAAAGGCTGTTGATGTTACGGTAATTAAAATTTACGAAAACAACATACCGCAGTTTTTCCAAACCAATAGCTATAAAGATGGTAACGAACTGCGTAGGGTAGCCAAACCTATTCTGCAAAAAACAGTGCGATTAGATGAAGATAAGGCACTTAACCTCCATAAAAAGAACCGTTTCACCCTCGATCTTGACAAGATGATCCGTACAGAGCCTGGTGCAATGTACAGGGTTACCATTGCTTTCAGGCAGGAATACAATGCCTACAATTGTAAAACCGGAGAAGAAAAAGCCAATGGTAGTGATGATGATGCTGAATATGGAGATTATGAAGGTTATGGTGAAAAAATTGATGAGGACGATGATTTCTGGCAGCGTTACAATAATTATTACCCACCAAATTACAGGTGGAATGATAAAGATAATCCATGTACACCATCGTTTTACACCAACCAGCGCTGGGCCAGCAGAAACTTAATTGCTTCAAATATAGGTTTGGTAGCCAAACGCGGTAACGATAACAGCATGCTCATTGTGGCAACCGATTTATTAACCGCAAAACCATTAAGCGGTGTAAACCTTGAATTGATGGACTACCAAAAACAGATCATTTTTACGACAAAAACTGATGGTGATGGTTTTGCAAGTTTTGACCTAAAACGCCAGCCTTTCTTATTGATCGCAAAAAATGGTTCAGAACGTGGCTATCTTAAATTAGACGATGGAAGCTCACTGCCTTTAAGCAGGTTCGATGTGGGTGGCGATGTAGTTCAAAGTGGCTTAAAAGGTTTTATTTATGGAGAACGCGGCGTTTGGCGACCAGGAGATAGTTTATTTGTTTCTTTCGTTCTGGAAGATAAACTAAAAAAACTTCCGGCCAATTATCCTGTAACCATGGAGTTCTATAATCCCAAAGGTCAGCTTTACAAAAGATTGATCAATGGCAAACCTTTAAATGGATTCTATACCTTTAAAACCGCTACAGAAAGTACTGCACCAACCGGCAACTGGATGGCCAAAGTTAAAGCAGGTGGAGCTACTTTTACCAAAACCTTAAAAATTGAAACCGTAATGCCAAACCGCTTGAAAATTGATTTCAACGTTGGTAATAGAACATATTTAAGCGCTGGAACATCAGCCGCTACACTATCTGCCAAATGGTTATTCGGTGCCGTTGCACAAAACTTAAAAGCAAAGGTTGATGTAAACTTAAACACTACCGAAACCAAATTTAAAGGCTTTGAAGGTTTTAGTTTTGATAACCCTACGGTTAACTTCCAATCGCAGGTTAAAACCATTTTCGAAGGTACCTTAAACCAGAACGGTACAGCTCAGATTAACACCAACCTCAATGAAAACAATACCGCTCCTGGTGTATTAAGGGCAAACTTTACCACCAAAGTTTTCGAACCAGGGGGTAATTTCAGTATCGATAATTTTAGTATACCTTATCATGTGTATAACAGTTATTTAGGTATCCGGCCAGAAAAAGGCGACCGTTTAAGCGGTATGTTAGTTACTGGGAAAGAGCATAAAGTTGAAATTGTAAATGTAAATACCGATGGAAAACTGTTAAGCGGCACCAAAACCGTTCAGGTTGAATTATATAAAACGCAATGGCGCTGGTGGTGGGAACAAGATGACCAGTATACTTATGCCAACTTTACCCAAAACCAATATAACAAACTGGTAGAAAGTCATCAGGTAAACTTATTCAACGGAAAGGGAAGCTGGAACTTACGTGTTGACGAACCAGAATGGGGCCGTTATCTGATTTTAGTACGCGATGTAAATGGTGGACATGTCACCGGAAAATCTGTTTATATAGATTGGCCGGGCTGGGCACAGCGCGAACAGGGCAGCAACCCAACAGAGGCGTCTATGTTATCTTTCACTGCTAATAAAGAAAAATTCACGGTTGGAGAAGATATTACCTTAACCATACCAACAGGCAAAAATGGAAGAGCGTTAATCTCCATTGAAAATGGAAGTCGGGTATTAAAAACCTTCTGGGTAGATACCAAAGCCGGACAGACGCAATTTAAGTTCAAAGCGGAGAAAGAGATGGCACCTAATGTTTTTGCCAATATCACTTTATTACAGCCGCATGCACAAACGGTAAACGATTTACCAATCAGGATGTACGGCGCTATTCCACTTTCGGTAGAAGACCTGCAAACCATCCTAAAACCAACCATAAAAATGTTGGATAAAATCAAGCCTGAAACCGAAAACACCATCACAGTTGGTGAACAGAACGGCAAAGCAATGACCTATACCATTGCCCTCGTAGATGAAGGTTTATTAGACTTAACACGTTTTAAAACACCAGATCCACATGGTGCATTTTATGCCCGCGAAGGTTTGGGTGTAAAAACATGGGATTTATTCGACTATGTTTTAGGCGCATGGGGAGGGAATTTAGAACGCATTTTAAGCATTGGTGGTGATGGTAGTATCAACAAGAACTTAAATCCAGCAAAAGCCAACCGTTTTAAAGCAGTGGTTAAATTTATGGGGCCATTTACCATTGGCAAAGACGAAAGTAAAACACACAAGTTTAAATTACCACAATATATTGGTGCGGTAAGGGCTATGGTAGTTGCCGGACAGGATGCCGCATATGGTTTTACCGAAAAGTCGGTTCAGGTTAAAAAGCCGTTAATGGTTTTGGCTACTTTGCCAAGGGTTATCGGTCCGGGAGAAAGTTTCACCTTACCAGTAACCGTTTTTGCCACAGAGAATAACCTAAAAAATGTATCAGTACAACTTCAGGCAAGTAATTTAATTGTTCAAGGCACTAACAAACAGCAGCTTTACTACAAACAAACAGGTGAACAAATGACCTATTTTGAAGTTAAAGCACCAAACACAGTAGGTATTGCCAAAGTAAAAGTGATTGCGCAAAGTGGCGCTGAAAAAACAGTTTATGATGTGGAAATGGATATCAGAAATCCAAATCCTTACGTAACTAATGTGGTATCAGCAACTGTTCAACCGCACACCAAATGGGCTGTTAACTATTTACCAATCGGTATGACGGGAACAAATTCTGGTTCACTAGAGGTCTCTTCTATCCCTGCAATCAGCCTTGGCAAAAGATTGAGTTATCTTATTCAATATCCGCATGGCTGTATAGAGCAGACTACCTCGGGTATATTCCCCCAATTATTCCTGGATAGATTAAGTCCGTTGAATGAACAACAAAAAGCCACAACAGAGAAAAACATTAAAGCCGGAATAAACCGAATTAAAGGCTTCCAGACTACAGATGGTGGTTTGTCTTACTGGCCTGGAGAAGGCACTTCTGATGAATGGGGAAGCAATTATGCCGGTCATTTCTTGGTTGAAGCGCAAAATGCTGGTTATACCCTTCCTGTTGGTCTTTTAGATGAGCTATTGCGCTATCAAAAATCAAAAGCAGCAAACTGGGCACCAAACAGTAATAATTTTTATGGAGGAGACTTATCCCAGGCCTATCGTTTGTATATGCTTGCCTTAGCTAAAAAACCTGAAATGGCAGCAATGAACCGTTTAAAAGCTTTTGAATACTTATCAATCGCTGCAAAATGGCGATTGGCAGCTGCTTATAAACTGGCCGGACAAAATGATGTTGCCCAAAATATGATCAGAGGTTTAGATACATCCATTCAGGCTTACAAGCAATTGGGTGGAACTTATGGCTCGGATGTACGTGATGAAGCTATGATTTTAGAAACCCTAACCCTACTTGGTCAGAAAGCAAAAGCCGCAAGTTTATTACTGCCATTAGCTGCAAAATTAGGCGAAAATACCTGGTACAGCACACAAACAACCGCTTATAGCTTGTTGGCTATCGCTAAATTCTGTGGTTCAAATCAATCGGCAAATAAACTGCAATATCAGTATATACTGGATGGAAAATCGGCACCTGTAAGTTCAAATCAACACATTAACAGTACACCTGTAACCTTTAAAGGAAATACGGCTTCAATTACCAACAATGGCAATAATGTACTGTTTGTTCGTTTGGTTTTAGAAGGACAACCAGTTGCAGGTCAGAATAACTTTTTGCCAAACCGACCAGAGGTATTGGATATGAGCGTGACTTACAAACGTTTAAACGGTAAAGTACTGGATCCAACCACCTTAAAACAAGGAACAGATTTCTATGCAGAAGTAACTGTAAAAAATCCTGGCAGAATGGGCTATTACGAACAAATGGCGCTAACACAGATTTTCCCTTCAGGTTGGGAAATTATCAATACCCGTGTAAATGACAACCAGAGTATTTTAGCTTCATCACCTTTTACTTATCAGGATATTAGGGATGATCGCGTTTTCACTTATTTTAATGTAAGGGAAGGCGAAAGCTTGGTTTATAAGGTATTGCTTAACGCATCTTATCTCGGCAAATATTATTTATCGGCTGTTCAATGTGAAGCAATGTACAATAATGATATTTCGGCAACTGAAGCTGGTAAATGGGTGCAGGTGGTGAAGTAG